A single Glycine soja cultivar W05 chromosome 14, ASM419377v2, whole genome shotgun sequence DNA region contains:
- the LOC114384914 gene encoding protein ELF4-LIKE 1-like isoform X1 translates to MDETAVTTKPDWLNNRAKVAGERTEEFFCGGDDEEECDDEAWDMLTRSFWQAQTVLDENRALIDEVNSNHESKIPDNMAKNVGLITQIHGNISKVRSIYSDLSVNFPNIIRQRGVAAVNHRNRDGDVEEDEDEAENSEENSAEHVLEKSEEVLWNWEVGKGKGTGQGLNLCVVFAMVKIETASAM, encoded by the exons ATGGACGAAACCGCCGTAACGACGAAGCCTGATTGGCTCAACAACCGCGCGAAGGTCGCCGGTGAGAGAACCGAAGAATTTTTCTGTGGCGGCGACGACGAAGAGGAATGCGACGACGAGGCTTGGGACATGTTGACTCGGAGCTTCTGGCAGGCGCAGACTGTGCTGGACGAGAACCGTGCGCTGATCGACGAAGTGAACAGCAACCACGAATCGAAGATTCCTGACAACATGGCGAAGAACGTTGGCCTCATTACTCAGATCCACGGTAACATCTCCAAGGTTCGCTCTATTTACTCCGATTTATCTGTAAATTTCCCCAACATTATTCGCCAGCGCGGCGTCGCCGCCGTCAACCACCGCAATCGCGACGGCGACGTCGAAGAGGATGAAGATGAGGCGGAGAACTCGGAGGAGAATTCCGCGGAGCACGTGCTGGAGAAATCGGA GGAGGTCCTGTGGAACTGGGAAGTAGGGAAGGGAAAGGGGACAGGACAGGGATTGAACCTGTGCGTTGTGTTCGCCATGGTAAAGATTGAAACCGCAAGTGCCATGTGA
- the LOC114384914 gene encoding protein ELF4-LIKE 1-like isoform X2: MDETAVTTKPDWLNNRAKVAGERTEEFFCGGDDEEECDDEAWDMLTRSFWQAQTVLDENRALIDEVNSNHESKIPDNMAKNVGLITQIHGNISKVRSIYSDLSVNFPNIIRQRGVAAVNHRNRDGDVEEDEDEAENSEENSAEHVLEKSEMVELMAVGMRSTLSAHRY, translated from the exons ATGGACGAAACCGCCGTAACGACGAAGCCTGATTGGCTCAACAACCGCGCGAAGGTCGCCGGTGAGAGAACCGAAGAATTTTTCTGTGGCGGCGACGACGAAGAGGAATGCGACGACGAGGCTTGGGACATGTTGACTCGGAGCTTCTGGCAGGCGCAGACTGTGCTGGACGAGAACCGTGCGCTGATCGACGAAGTGAACAGCAACCACGAATCGAAGATTCCTGACAACATGGCGAAGAACGTTGGCCTCATTACTCAGATCCACGGTAACATCTCCAAGGTTCGCTCTATTTACTCCGATTTATCTGTAAATTTCCCCAACATTATTCGCCAGCGCGGCGTCGCCGCCGTCAACCACCGCAATCGCGACGGCGACGTCGAAGAGGATGAAGATGAGGCGGAGAACTCGGAGGAGAATTCCGCGGAGCACGTGCTGGAGAAATCGGA GATGGTTGAATTGATGGCTGTGGGAATGCGTAGCACATTATCCGCCCACAGATATTAG
- the LOC114384533 gene encoding phosphoinositide phospholipase C 2-like, producing MATTSRHPSRNKTPKQHFKVCFCFRRMFRLKGTEPPDEINTVFEEYSLDGIMSMHDLGNFLVHFQGEEEGDSINKHAQTIFDSLKHLNIFHRKGIHVEAFFRYLLSDLNGPLAEVHHDMKFPLAHYFLYTGHNSYLTGNQVSSASSTSAIIKALKKGVRVIELDLWPNSRGDDVLVHHGGTLTSSVKLKACLKAINDYAFFASPYPVVITFEDHITQFLQAKVAQMVDDIFGDILFRPEYSQQMTQFPSPEQLKGKILISTKPPESPESQDQRVREEAHRLEYDDDRTRVNYKDDLEEQEEEDDTLEYRDLISIRAGKPKGKLRNWLIDHEQVRRLSLSEQELEDIAKNHGTDIVRFTQRNLLRIYPKGTRLDSSNYDPMIGWMHGAQMVAFNMQGGGHHLRYMEGMFRANGGCGYVKKPDILLNVGPNNEVFDPRTIRPVQKILQVLVYMGEGWRSDFGPTHFDFYSPPDFRVKVGIHGVPADKDTKYTRTVEDDWVPVWNEEFSFPLTVPELALLYIKVVERDFSGRHDFGGQTCLPVSELRQGIRAVRLRNRRGELYKSVRLLIQFHFADSTA from the exons ATGGCCACCACATCTAGACACCCCTCTCGTAATAAAACCCCAAAACAGCACTTcaaagtgtgtttttgtttcagGAGAATGTTTAGGCTCAAGGGGACTGAACCTCCTGACGAAATCAACACTGTTTTTGAAGAGTATTCACTGGATGGCATCATGAGCATGCATGACCTGGGCAATTTCTTAGTTCACTTTCAAGGAGAAGAGGAAGGTGATTCCATCAACAAACATGCTCAAACCATTTTTGACAGTCTCAAGCATCTTAACATATTTCATAGGAAAGGCATTCATGTTGAAGCCTTCTTTCGTTATCTCTTAAGTGACCTTAATGGTCCCCTTGCTGAG GTGCACCATGACATGAAGTTTCCCTTGGCGCATTATTTCTTATACACAGGCCACAACTCCTACTTAACTGGAAATCAAGTTAGCAGTGCTAGCAGTACTTCTGCGATAATAAAGGCATTGAAGAAAGGAGTAAGGGTAATTGAGCTAGATTTATGGCCAAATTCCAGAGGCGATGATGTGCTGGTTCATCATGGAGG GACTCTGACTTCTTCCGTGAAACTCAAAGCTTGTCTAAAGGCCATTAACGACTATGCATTTTTTGCCTCTCCGTATCCCGTTGTTATAACTTTCGAAGACCAtataactcaatttcttcaagcCAAAGTGGCCCAG ATGGTCGATGACATATTTGGAGATATATTGTTTCGCCCTGAATATTCACAACAAATGACACAATTCCCCTCCCCAGAACAATTGAAGGGAAAAATTCTAATTTCAACTAAACCACCAGAGTCTCCTGAAAGTCAGGACCAGAGGGTACGAGAAGAAGCACATAGGCTTGAGTACGATGATGATAGAACTAGAGTCAATTACAAG GATGATTTAGAGGAGCAAGAAGAGGAAGATGATACTCTTGAATATAGAGATTTGATTTCCATTCGTGCAGGGAAGCCAAAAGGTAAGTTAAGAAACTGGCTGATTGATCATGAACAAGTCAGGCGTCTTAGCTTGAGTGAGCAAGAGCTTGAAGATATCGCCAAAAATCATGGAACTGACATTGTCAG ATTCACCCAAAGAAATTTGCTTAGAATATATCCAAAGGGTACTCGTCTGGACTCGTCTAATTACGATCCCATGATTGGATGGATGCATGGAGCTCAAATGGTAGCGTTTAATATGCAG GGTGGTGGGCACCATCTTAGGTACATGGAAGGAATGTTCAGAGCCAATGGTGGTTGTGGTTATGTTAAGAAACCAGACATACTGTTGAATGTTGGTCCCAACAACGAGGTTTTTGATCCAAGAACAATTCGACCAGTCCAGAAAATTCTTCAG GTTTTGGTATACATGGGTGAGGGGTGGCGTTCAGATTTTGGCCCAACACATTTCGATTTTTATTCTCCTCCTGACTTCCGTGTAAAG GTTGGTATTCATGGTGTCCCAGCTGATAAAGATACAAAATACACCAGAACAGTTGAAGATGACTGGGTACCGGTATGGAACGAAGAGTTCAGCTTTCCATTGACAGTTCCAGAATTGGCCCTCTTATACATCAAAGTTGTTGAGCGTGACTTTTCTGGGAGACATGATTTTGGTGGACAAACATGTTTACCTGTGTCAGAACTAAGACAAGGAATCCGTGCAGTTCGTTTGCGTAACCGCAGGGGTGAACTTTACAAGTCTGTAAGGCTTCTCATCCAATTTCATTTTGCTGATAGCACTGCATAG